One window of Chryseobacterium indologenes genomic DNA carries:
- a CDS encoding DUF5689 domain-containing protein: MKNIYFKAVIFSAISMLAISSCVKTDDYDVPEIKCTNKFAAANHQLSDITTIAKAKPVEADIIKEDFIVEAYVSSSDESGNLYKMMFLQDKPENPTQGIEIDIDGASQYLDYPVGALVRINLKGLIVQGVNGNIKVGTYDPNYPIGRINPNKVSNYMARVCDGQKPVVAAMKPLEFNFISDALKNGAHINQLVKIKNVQFEEPELAKNFADESATGDRYITDKKAGRLDLRFSNFSTFGKSPIAPKYEKSGDIVLVLSRFTSSNNATVFTDQAYIRDLNDINFPNARFTPGEPELPSASAVNLFPSSDFENWASFLSSLNSFGLMPYASQGSGLGYNGTNSLQIKGTPANNDYVFTANAASGIPAAPKRITMYIKGTASGKSLSFNVYRATPLAPNTSAFYTFNLGTFSTGATLSPESTNSYTGSINTNGQWRLIELTLTGLTDLNVTSGKTMFALKTGKDGIYDLQIDNIKIE, from the coding sequence ATGAAAAATATATATTTTAAAGCGGTGATCTTTAGTGCCATTTCAATGCTGGCAATCTCGTCTTGTGTAAAAACTGATGATTATGATGTGCCGGAAATCAAATGCACCAACAAATTTGCTGCGGCTAATCACCAGTTATCTGACATTACAACCATTGCAAAAGCAAAGCCCGTTGAAGCTGATATCATTAAAGAAGATTTCATCGTAGAAGCTTACGTTTCTTCAAGTGATGAATCCGGAAATCTTTACAAAATGATGTTCCTTCAGGATAAGCCTGAAAACCCGACACAAGGTATTGAGATTGACATTGATGGTGCAAGCCAATATCTTGATTATCCGGTAGGAGCTTTAGTAAGAATCAACCTTAAAGGATTGATCGTTCAGGGAGTTAATGGAAACATTAAAGTAGGTACTTATGATCCTAACTATCCTATCGGTAGAATCAACCCAAATAAAGTTTCAAATTACATGGCAAGAGTTTGCGATGGACAGAAGCCTGTAGTAGCTGCTATGAAACCATTAGAGTTCAACTTTATCTCTGATGCTCTGAAAAACGGTGCGCACATTAATCAGCTTGTGAAAATAAAAAACGTTCAGTTTGAAGAGCCTGAATTGGCAAAGAACTTTGCTGACGAATCAGCTACAGGGGATCGTTATATCACGGATAAAAAAGCAGGCAGATTAGATCTTCGTTTCAGTAATTTTTCAACTTTTGGAAAATCTCCGATCGCTCCTAAATATGAAAAAAGTGGTGATATCGTTCTTGTTTTAAGCCGTTTTACAAGCTCAAATAACGCGACGGTTTTCACAGATCAGGCTTATATAAGAGATCTTAATGATATTAATTTCCCTAACGCCAGATTCACTCCAGGAGAGCCGGAACTTCCTTCTGCTAGTGCTGTAAATCTTTTCCCGAGCTCTGATTTTGAAAACTGGGCATCTTTCCTGTCAAGTTTAAATAGCTTTGGGCTTATGCCTTATGCATCTCAAGGTAGTGGGTTGGGGTATAACGGGACAAATTCCCTTCAGATTAAAGGTACACCTGCCAATAATGACTATGTATTTACAGCGAATGCTGCGTCAGGAATACCAGCGGCTCCAAAGAGAATTACAATGTATATCAAAGGTACTGCGTCAGGGAAATCACTTTCTTTCAATGTATATAGAGCAACACCACTGGCTCCTAATACGTCTGCTTTCTATACATTCAATTTAGGAACATTCTCTACAGGTGCTACTTTAAGCCCTGAAAGTACGAATTCATATACCGGGTCAATTAATACAAACGGACAATGGAGACTGATTGAGCTTACCCTTACAGGTCTTACCGATCTTAACGTTACCTCTGGAAAAACTATGTTTGCCCTAAAAACAGGAAAAGACGGAATATATGATCTTCAGATTGACAATATCAAAATTGAGTAA
- a CDS encoding inclusion body family protein: MDDATLKSSSQAIDILIVIDTDYVRANYKSPSTDPNRPVGIDHNSQHMIVSNANAISGQGSADLNFSARAGDTVSFRGTSIYQNSDDAVIIYNIKYWSGDQVFNNFVYNSVRRKQAAVPDVNSLNGLPATSADISFASIDSKVRSTGKENFYVQFGLYILDPNDSNKQILYGYFYWDPTITVK, from the coding sequence ATGGACGATGCAACACTTAAATCATCGAGTCAGGCAATAGATATCCTGATCGTAATTGACACGGATTATGTACGGGCAAATTATAAAAGCCCCAGTACGGATCCAAACAGACCTGTAGGAATTGACCATAACAGCCAGCATATGATTGTTTCCAATGCCAATGCTATCTCAGGACAGGGTTCTGCTGACTTGAACTTCAGCGCAAGAGCAGGAGATACAGTTTCTTTCAGAGGAACATCCATCTACCAGAATTCCGATGACGCAGTTATTATTTATAATATTAAATACTGGTCAGGAGATCAGGTTTTTAATAATTTCGTATATAATTCTGTGAGAAGAAAGCAAGCTGCTGTACCAGATGTAAATTCTTTAAACGGCCTCCCTGCCACTTCTGCAGATATCAGCTTTGCCAGTATTGACTCAAAAGTTAGATCTACTGGAAAAGAGAACTTCTATGTACAATTCGGCCTTTACATTTTAGACCCGAATGACAGTAACAAACAGATTTTGTACGGGTACTTTTACTGGGATCCAACAATTACGGTTAAGTAA
- a CDS encoding DUF6702 family protein — protein sequence MKKLLYISGILTFFVLMSFMYVDFFSSMTKVDYVDGSKTLKFTTKMNTSHISDAIKINPNTAGFEAEVKKYVNNNFDVFVNGAPKTITFTGSQVSGETVWVYFETGGVSDINTLKIKNTILLSAFPKQINLVNIAYKGSQKTMNFQRGKEVNEVSF from the coding sequence ATGAAAAAACTTTTATATATATCAGGAATTTTAACATTTTTTGTGTTAATGAGTTTTATGTATGTAGACTTTTTCTCTTCAATGACCAAAGTGGATTATGTTGATGGAAGCAAGACATTGAAGTTTACCACAAAAATGAATACAAGCCACATCTCTGATGCCATCAAGATCAACCCCAACACGGCTGGATTTGAAGCGGAGGTAAAAAAATATGTGAACAATAATTTTGATGTGTTTGTCAATGGTGCTCCTAAAACGATAACCTTCACAGGAAGTCAGGTCAGTGGAGAAACTGTATGGGTGTATTTTGAAACCGGAGGTGTTTCAGATATCAATACCTTAAAGATTAAAAATACGATTCTCTTAAGCGCTTTTCCTAAGCAGATCAATCTGGTGAACATCGCCTACAAAGGCAGCCAGAAAACAATGAACTTCCAAAGAGGAAAAGAAGTGAATGAGGTTTCTTTTTAA
- a CDS encoding TIGR00730 family Rossman fold protein has product MEIDGTRDESLVNPELDINETKLHNSFRQKAWDETIAKDSWMVFKVMAEFVDGYEKLAKIGPCVSIFGSARLKPENKYYEMAVDIAEKITKIGFGIITGGGPGVMEAGNKGAFNAKGKSIGLNIDLPFEQHFNPYINKSYSMNFDYFFVRKVMFVKYSQGFVVMPGGFGTLDELTEAMTLIQTNKIGKFPIVLVGSEFWGGLLDWFKATLLKEGMIAEDDLDLYRVVDTADEAVAHIKAFYDKYSVNVNF; this is encoded by the coding sequence ATGGAAATTGATGGAACTAGGGATGAGAGTTTAGTAAATCCGGAACTTGACATTAACGAAACAAAACTACATAATAGTTTCAGACAAAAAGCCTGGGACGAAACAATCGCCAAAGACAGCTGGATGGTCTTCAAGGTCATGGCTGAATTTGTAGACGGTTATGAGAAACTGGCCAAGATTGGACCATGTGTTTCTATATTTGGTTCTGCCCGCTTGAAGCCGGAGAACAAGTATTATGAAATGGCGGTAGATATTGCGGAGAAGATTACCAAAATAGGCTTCGGAATCATCACAGGAGGTGGTCCAGGTGTTATGGAAGCAGGAAACAAAGGTGCTTTCAATGCTAAAGGAAAATCTATCGGATTGAATATTGATCTTCCTTTTGAGCAGCATTTTAATCCTTATATCAATAAATCCTATTCTATGAATTTTGATTACTTTTTCGTGAGAAAAGTAATGTTTGTAAAATATTCTCAGGGGTTTGTAGTAATGCCAGGCGGTTTCGGAACTTTAGATGAGCTTACTGAAGCGATGACTCTTATTCAAACCAACAAAATAGGAAAATTTCCAATTGTTCTGGTAGGAAGCGAATTCTGGGGAGGATTATTAGACTGGTTCAAGGCAACTCTGTTGAAAGAAGGAATGATTGCTGAAGATGATTTGGATCTTTATCGTGTGGTAGATACCGCTGACGAGGCTGTAGCACATATTAAAGCCTTTTATGATAAATATTCTGTGAATGTAAATTTTTAA
- a CDS encoding nucleotidyltransferase family protein, which translates to MKALIFAAGKGTRLKPFTDHHPKALAKVNEIPLLERNINYLKSFGIKDFVINIHHFGDQIVDFLNKNNNFGCRIEISDETNELLETGGGLIFARKFLDHREDFLIMNADILTDLNINALVEYHKKIKDFATLAVSDRESSRKLLFNDDMVLRGWLNVQTGEQRLAEFNKGFKALAFSGIHCINPTIFEKIKRTGKFSVMEEYLDLMQTEHIHGFVHDSILIDVGRPSSVTEAEKHFK; encoded by the coding sequence ATGAAAGCTCTAATTTTCGCAGCAGGAAAAGGAACCAGATTGAAACCATTTACAGATCACCATCCGAAAGCGTTGGCAAAAGTAAACGAAATTCCACTTCTGGAAAGAAATATAAATTACCTGAAAAGTTTCGGAATAAAGGATTTTGTTATCAACATTCATCATTTTGGAGATCAGATTGTTGATTTCTTAAATAAAAACAATAATTTCGGATGCAGGATTGAAATTTCTGATGAAACCAACGAGCTTCTTGAAACAGGCGGTGGCTTGATTTTTGCGAGAAAATTTCTTGATCATAGAGAAGATTTTTTGATCATGAATGCGGATATTCTCACAGACCTGAACATCAATGCGTTGGTAGAATACCACAAAAAGATAAAAGATTTTGCTACTTTAGCGGTTTCCGACAGAGAAAGCTCGAGAAAACTCCTTTTCAATGATGATATGGTTTTGAGAGGCTGGCTGAATGTACAAACTGGTGAACAAAGGCTGGCAGAATTTAATAAAGGCTTTAAAGCGCTTGCTTTCAGCGGAATTCATTGTATCAATCCTACGATCTTCGAAAAAATAAAAAGAACAGGCAAATTTTCTGTTATGGAAGAATATCTGGACCTGATGCAGACCGAGCATATACACGGTTTTGTACATGACAGTATTCTTATCGACGTCGGAAGACCTTCATCTGTAACAGAAGCCGAAAAACACTTTAAATAA
- a CDS encoding RapZ C-terminal domain-containing protein, translated as MLHIEIHSFSYKKGGIPKDNSGNGGGFAFDCRGILNPGRIEEYKIQTGNDIGVQEYLETKTEMPKFLELVKSIVSINIDNYLERGFEHLQINFGCTGGQHRSVYCAIKIAEFIKEKYPEGTEITLQHDEQPQLNISNQ; from the coding sequence ATGCTACACATCGAGATACACAGTTTTTCATACAAGAAAGGAGGAATTCCTAAAGACAATTCAGGAAACGGCGGAGGTTTCGCTTTTGACTGCCGTGGAATTTTAAACCCGGGAAGAATTGAAGAATATAAAATTCAGACCGGAAATGATATTGGGGTTCAGGAATATCTGGAAACAAAAACGGAAATGCCAAAGTTTCTGGAACTGGTAAAATCCATTGTTTCAATCAATATCGATAACTATCTTGAGAGAGGATTTGAACATCTGCAGATCAACTTCGGATGTACCGGCGGACAGCACAGATCAGTATATTGTGCCATAAAAATTGCTGAATTTATCAAAGAAAAATATCCTGAAGGAACGGAAATCACCCTTCAGCATGATGAACAACCGCAACTGAATATTAGTAATCAATAA
- a CDS encoding aminoglycoside phosphotransferase family protein: MTSENAKRFFENHLGKKSSEFVTLAQSGSARVNFLATAGTEKYIITYNENIPENESFLYYSELFSNLKLNTPSILAVSDDRKMYIQEFLGQHTLSEIITKEQQSSTVRSLVQQTLKKLFQMQMQTQGKIDFSKTFEYESYDELPVIHDLYYFKNFVADVLELEYNKSTLLKEFKKIALLIENIEPKGIMIRDFQARNIMVNEKNEVSFIDYQSAMRGPLMYDVISFLFQAKANFTDDFKQEMLEFYIQRFENPQTKIQLKDAVMPIQMMRFLQVLGAYGFRGLIQRKQHFIASLEKGIQNITQFADSWEQMNDYPELKKVIQQLISDRAKQKIEEILNN, encoded by the coding sequence ATGACTTCTGAAAACGCAAAACGATTTTTTGAAAACCATTTGGGTAAAAAATCTTCCGAATTCGTCACATTAGCTCAAAGCGGCTCTGCGAGGGTAAATTTTCTGGCCACTGCCGGCACTGAAAAATACATCATCACCTACAATGAAAATATCCCGGAAAATGAAAGTTTCCTTTACTATTCTGAGTTATTTTCAAATTTGAAACTCAATACCCCTTCTATTCTTGCTGTTTCTGATGACAGAAAAATGTACATCCAGGAATTTTTGGGACAACACACCCTTTCGGAGATCATTACAAAAGAGCAACAATCTTCCACTGTAAGATCTTTGGTACAGCAGACATTGAAAAAACTTTTCCAAATGCAGATGCAGACGCAGGGAAAAATTGATTTTTCAAAAACCTTTGAATACGAAAGTTATGATGAGCTTCCTGTGATTCATGATCTTTATTATTTTAAAAATTTTGTGGCTGATGTCCTGGAGCTTGAATACAACAAATCAACACTTTTAAAGGAATTCAAAAAAATCGCTTTACTCATTGAAAACATTGAGCCTAAAGGAATTATGATCCGTGATTTCCAGGCGAGAAATATCATGGTGAATGAAAAGAATGAAGTTTCTTTCATTGATTACCAGTCTGCAATGAGGGGCCCATTAATGTACGATGTCATCTCTTTTCTTTTTCAGGCTAAAGCAAATTTCACCGACGATTTTAAACAGGAAATGCTGGAATTTTATATTCAGCGGTTTGAAAATCCTCAAACGAAGATTCAACTGAAAGATGCAGTGATGCCCATTCAGATGATGAGATTTTTACAGGTATTGGGAGCTTATGGATTCAGAGGTTTGATTCAGAGAAAACAGCATTTCATAGCCAGCCTGGAAAAAGGAATTCAGAATATTACACAATTTGCCGACTCATGGGAGCAGATGAATGATTATCCTGAACTGAAAAAAGTAATTCAACAACTGATTTCAGACAGAGCAAAGCAAAAAATTGAGGAAATATTAAATAACTAA
- the xrtF gene encoding exosortase family protein XrtF, translating into MLKDFKPVLGILLRFIIIYLVLLFAYQFYLNSGKDAGLDSFSRIIANQVAALQNSIGYPTELYDDVKNEQVWFYVKQRYETRMVEGCNAVSVIILFISFVFAFYKGMKTFVFVGAGLIILYIMNLLRIVGLNIVMTDHKEYGKVFHDFIFPAIIYGSVVVLWLIWIKFFALKHENS; encoded by the coding sequence ATGTTGAAAGACTTTAAACCTGTTTTAGGTATTTTATTGCGTTTCATTATTATTTACCTGGTATTGCTTTTTGCCTATCAGTTCTATCTGAATAGTGGTAAAGATGCCGGGTTGGATTCTTTTTCAAGAATAATTGCCAATCAGGTAGCTGCTCTGCAGAATAGCATAGGTTATCCTACGGAGCTTTATGATGACGTAAAGAATGAGCAGGTTTGGTTTTATGTAAAACAACGCTATGAGACGAGAATGGTGGAAGGCTGTAATGCTGTTTCTGTTATCATTTTGTTTATTTCTTTCGTTTTTGCTTTTTATAAAGGAATGAAAACCTTTGTCTTTGTGGGGGCAGGACTGATTATCCTGTATATCATGAATCTTCTGAGAATTGTTGGGTTGAATATTGTCATGACAGATCATAAGGAGTATGGTAAAGTATTCCATGATTTTATTTTTCCTGCCATTATTTATGGAAGTGTCGTTGTGCTTTGGCTGATCTGGATTAAATTTTTTGCTTTAAAACATGAAAATTCTTAA
- a CDS encoding exosortase F system-associated membrane protein, which translates to MKILNWLLVIAGICGLIGVRALEDTLFYDPFLGYFHEANKHIEFPAFEWGKLITGHLFRFVLNLLFSCLIIHGLFKNKQWTLQGAVMIIVVFAITLPIYLYCIYDKFEIGYLFSFYMRRFVIQPLIILLIVPMFYYRKQMIDKEGR; encoded by the coding sequence ATGAAAATTCTTAATTGGCTTCTGGTTATAGCAGGAATCTGTGGATTGATAGGGGTGAGAGCTCTGGAGGATACTCTTTTTTATGATCCTTTCCTTGGTTACTTCCATGAAGCGAATAAACATATTGAATTCCCTGCATTTGAATGGGGGAAACTGATTACTGGACATTTGTTTAGATTCGTTTTAAATCTTTTGTTTTCCTGCCTGATCATTCATGGTTTATTCAAAAACAAACAATGGACATTGCAGGGCGCAGTGATGATCATTGTTGTCTTTGCTATTACATTACCGATTTACTTGTACTGTATTTATGATAAATTTGAAATAGGATATCTTTTTTCTTTCTATATGAGAAGATTTGTAATCCAGCCTTTGATTATACTGCTGATTGTTCCGATGTTTTATTACAGAAAGCAGATGATTGATAAAGAGGGAAGATAA
- a CDS encoding cation diffusion facilitator family transporter: MNTQKNTHKEKIGFQKLIAVFGVILFIGKIIAWKLTNSDAVFSDAMESVVNVISAFMGLYSLHLAAKPKDEDHPYGHGKVEFVTAGIEGALIAIAGVMIIYEGIHSLIVGKTLSKIDLGIWIIAATAVINYLLGYISIKKGERENSLVLISSGKHLQSDTITTLGVVGSLVIVYFTKIYWLDSAVALSFGLYIIFVGYKIVRKSLSGIMDEQDPEILNQVIRILEGNRQIEWIDVHNMKIQQFGSSLHIDAHITLPWYYDLRDAHSEMEKVIILLAKNMKRSIEFNFHMDDCKPISCPVCQIKDCPVREKDFVKRVEWTPENVTSVDKHTVE; the protein is encoded by the coding sequence ATGAATACCCAGAAAAATACCCACAAAGAGAAAATAGGATTTCAAAAACTTATTGCAGTGTTTGGAGTTATCCTTTTTATTGGAAAGATTATTGCCTGGAAGCTCACCAATTCCGATGCTGTATTTTCTGATGCCATGGAAAGTGTCGTTAATGTCATCAGCGCATTCATGGGATTATATTCCCTCCATCTTGCTGCTAAGCCTAAAGATGAAGACCACCCATATGGTCACGGAAAAGTAGAATTTGTGACTGCCGGTATTGAAGGAGCTCTTATCGCTATTGCCGGTGTTATGATTATCTATGAAGGGATTCACAGTCTTATCGTAGGAAAAACGCTGAGTAAAATTGACCTTGGGATATGGATTATTGCAGCCACTGCAGTTATTAATTATCTGCTGGGATATATTTCTATAAAAAAAGGGGAAAGAGAAAACTCTCTGGTTCTTATTTCATCCGGAAAACACCTTCAGTCCGATACCATTACCACCCTCGGAGTAGTTGGAAGCTTAGTGATTGTTTATTTTACTAAAATTTATTGGCTGGATTCAGCGGTGGCATTATCTTTCGGACTTTATATCATATTTGTAGGCTATAAAATCGTCCGAAAATCTTTAAGTGGTATTATGGATGAACAGGATCCTGAAATACTGAATCAGGTCATCAGAATCCTTGAAGGAAACAGACAGATAGAATGGATCGATGTACACAATATGAAAATACAGCAATTCGGTTCTTCCCTACATATTGATGCCCACATTACCCTTCCGTGGTATTATGACCTTCGTGATGCCCACAGTGAAATGGAAAAGGTAATTATCCTTCTTGCCAAAAATATGAAACGAAGCATTGAGTTCAATTTTCATATGGATGACTGTAAACCGATTTCATGCCCGGTCTGCCAGATCAAAGACTGCCCTGTCCGCGAAAAAGATTTTGTCAAACGTGTAGAATGGACTCCGGAGAATGTAACCAGTGTAGATAAACACACCGTAGAATAA
- a CDS encoding aspartate-semialdehyde dehydrogenase has product MKVAVVGSTGMVGQVMLKVLEERNFPVTELIPVASERSVGKKVKYKQKEFTIVSMKDAIAAKPDIAIFSAGGSTSLEFAPLFAEAGTTVIDNSSAWRMDPDKKLVVPEINADVLTKEDKIIANPNCSTIQLVMVLGPLNKKYDLKRVIVSTYQSVTGTGKAAVDQLNGEISGDDSIAKVYPYQIFKNALPHCDVFADDDYTKEEIKLMKEPKKILGDDTFNLTATAVRVPVQGGHSESVNIEFENEFELDEVRKILSETPGVIVMDDVKNNHYPMPLYSEGKDEVFVGRIRRDLSQPKTLNLWIVADNLRKGAATNAVQIAEYLVANNLV; this is encoded by the coding sequence ATGAAAGTAGCTGTAGTAGGTTCAACAGGAATGGTTGGACAAGTTATGCTTAAAGTTTTGGAGGAGAGAAACTTCCCTGTAACAGAATTAATCCCGGTAGCATCCGAAAGATCTGTAGGCAAGAAGGTGAAGTATAAACAGAAGGAATTTACCATCGTAAGCATGAAGGACGCTATAGCTGCCAAACCGGATATTGCAATCTTCTCTGCAGGTGGATCTACTTCCCTTGAATTCGCACCTCTGTTTGCAGAAGCAGGAACAACAGTAATTGATAATTCTTCTGCATGGAGAATGGACCCTGATAAAAAACTGGTAGTTCCTGAGATCAATGCTGATGTTTTGACAAAAGAAGATAAAATCATTGCAAATCCGAACTGTTCTACCATTCAATTGGTAATGGTTTTAGGACCTTTGAACAAAAAATATGATTTAAAAAGAGTAATTGTTTCTACTTACCAGTCTGTAACAGGAACTGGTAAAGCTGCTGTAGACCAGTTAAACGGTGAAATCAGCGGAGATGATTCTATCGCAAAAGTATATCCTTATCAGATCTTCAAAAATGCACTGCCACACTGTGATGTATTTGCTGATGATGATTACACGAAAGAAGAGATCAAACTGATGAAGGAGCCTAAAAAGATTTTAGGGGATGATACCTTTAACTTAACAGCAACCGCTGTAAGAGTTCCGGTTCAGGGAGGACATTCTGAAAGTGTGAACATTGAATTCGAAAATGAATTTGAACTGGACGAAGTAAGAAAAATCTTATCCGAGACTCCCGGTGTCATCGTAATGGATGATGTGAAAAACAACCACTACCCGATGCCTTTATATTCAGAAGGAAAAGATGAGGTCTTCGTAGGAAGAATCAGACGAGATCTGTCACAGCCTAAAACGCTCAACCTCTGGATCGTTGCAGACAATCTGAGGAAGGGAGCAGCAACAAACGCTGTACAAATCGCAGAATATCTTGTAGCAAACAACTTAGTATAA